The Streptomyces clavuligerus genome includes a region encoding these proteins:
- the panD gene encoding aspartate 1-decarboxylase, translated as MYLTMLKSKIHRATVTQADLHYVGSLTLDEELMTAAGLLPGEKVDIVDIDNGNRLSTYVIKGPKGSGVVGINGAAARLIGVGDLVIVIAYRMCPEATAGEQEPRVVFVDEHNRVATLGQDPADPGALPGARRGDAVHTAG; from the coding sequence ATGTATCTGACCATGCTCAAGTCCAAGATCCACCGGGCCACCGTCACCCAGGCCGATCTGCACTACGTCGGATCGCTGACCCTGGACGAGGAGCTGATGACCGCGGCCGGTCTGCTCCCCGGCGAGAAGGTCGACATCGTCGACATCGACAACGGCAACCGGCTCTCGACCTATGTGATCAAGGGGCCGAAGGGGTCCGGTGTGGTCGGCATCAACGGCGCCGCCGCCCGGCTGATCGGCGTCGGCGACCTGGTGATCGTCATCGCCTACCGGATGTGCCCGGAGGCCACGGCGGGGGAGCAGGAGCCCCGCGTCGTCTTCGTGGACGAGCACAACCGGGTCGCCACGCTCGGCCAGGACCCGGCGGACCCCGGCGCCCTGCCCGGGGCGCGGCGCGGCGACGCCGTCCACACCGCGGGCTGA
- a CDS encoding carbohydrate ABC transporter, which yields MNQQQDFINRHGEDLGAFYFLLMLLQTHGKKAHRRGDVQTLRLLAHELHATYLKHTQQQ from the coding sequence ATGAATCAGCAGCAGGATTTCATCAACCGCCACGGCGAAGACCTCGGCGCCTTCTACTTCCTCCTCATGCTGCTCCAGACGCACGGGAAGAAGGCGCACCGCCGGGGCGACGTCCAGACGCTGCGGCTCCTGGCGCACGAGCTCCACGCCACCTACCTCAAGCACACCCAGCAGCAGTAG
- a CDS encoding Pycsar system effector family protein: MVVSLSLVLLLTVVLATVPGRDLPSHSALLIGTGALGLAAAVVVVLLVVRPSLSGAPHGTFLHWATCTPQEVAADLATTGTGTGPQTSSASPA; this comes from the coding sequence GTGGTCGTCTCCCTCTCCCTGGTCCTGCTCCTGACCGTCGTCCTCGCGACCGTCCCCGGACGGGACCTCCCCAGCCACTCCGCCCTGCTGATCGGCACGGGCGCGCTCGGTCTGGCCGCCGCGGTCGTCGTCGTCCTGCTCGTCGTCCGCCCGTCGCTCTCCGGCGCCCCGCACGGCACGTTCCTCCACTGGGCCACCTGCACCCCTCAGGAAGTCGCCGCCGACCTCGCCACCACCGGCACCGGCACCGGCCCGCAGACATCGTCCGCCTCTCCCGCATGA
- a CDS encoding GNAT family N-acetyltransferase produces MVDHVRDASRPDFLSKPSLGGEQVLLRPVTADDMPALMPMLMDAETSRLTGSHDDGPLDERRIHAWYESRRQQDDRLDLAVVELATGSIVGEVVLNGWDPGNESCSFRICLVPGTYGSGLGTEATRLTVGYGFEKLGLHRISLEVYAFNPRARRAYEKAGFVAEGVLRDALLWEGERVDATVMSILAPEWFQHGGRPATAGHTAG; encoded by the coding sequence ATGGTTGATCATGTTCGAGATGCTTCGCGCCCGGATTTTCTCAGCAAGCCGTCGCTGGGCGGGGAACAGGTACTGCTCCGGCCGGTCACGGCCGATGACATGCCTGCGCTGATGCCCATGCTCATGGACGCCGAGACATCACGGCTGACCGGCAGCCATGACGACGGGCCACTCGATGAGAGGCGCATACACGCCTGGTACGAAAGCCGCCGGCAGCAGGACGACCGGCTGGACCTGGCGGTGGTCGAGCTGGCGACGGGGAGCATCGTCGGCGAGGTGGTCCTCAACGGGTGGGACCCGGGCAACGAGAGCTGCAGCTTCCGCATCTGTCTGGTGCCCGGGACTTATGGATCCGGTCTGGGGACGGAGGCGACCCGTCTGACCGTCGGCTACGGCTTCGAGAAGCTGGGGCTGCACCGCATCTCGCTGGAGGTCTACGCGTTCAACCCGCGAGCCCGCCGCGCCTACGAGAAGGCGGGGTTCGTCGCCGAGGGCGTACTGCGTGACGCACTGCTCTGGGAGGGCGAACGGGTGGACGCGACGGTGATGTCGATTCTGGCGCCGGAGTGGTTCCAGCACGGTGGACGTCCGGCAACAGCCGGCCACACGGCGGGCTGA
- a CDS encoding S1 family peptidase has protein sequence MGVPVRFHRTLWPAAVLALSAALLAPAAPAAAAPPPILGGKTVAIKDAPYTAFIRLNGLDWKRCGGTIVAPRKVVTAAHCVRAADNGAASLEVITGRTKPVKDTGGKLAKVTRAWIHPDYGKLPNPQNNDIAVLTLDSDASGTALALPKQGETAFTAAGTVGTLYGWGMTSDGDPLTVSESLRTLNETILPAADCTKAEKIHDAKTMLCASYTANSTGFCSGDSGGPLVIGGKLAGVISFNSAMGCSAPDRADFYMRASAYTDLIKKQIDTP, from the coding sequence ATGGGAGTTCCTGTGCGGTTCCACCGGACCCTCTGGCCCGCCGCCGTGCTCGCCCTGTCCGCGGCGCTGCTCGCCCCGGCGGCCCCGGCGGCGGCTGCCCCGCCGCCGATCCTGGGCGGGAAGACGGTTGCCATCAAGGACGCGCCCTACACGGCGTTCATCCGGCTCAACGGCCTCGACTGGAAGCGGTGCGGGGGAACGATCGTCGCCCCGCGCAAGGTCGTCACGGCGGCCCACTGCGTCCGCGCGGCCGACAACGGCGCCGCGAGCCTTGAGGTGATCACCGGCCGTACCAAGCCGGTCAAGGACACCGGAGGCAAGCTCGCCAAGGTCACCCGGGCCTGGATCCACCCCGACTACGGCAAGCTCCCCAACCCCCAGAACAACGACATCGCCGTCCTCACCCTCGACAGCGACGCCTCGGGCACCGCTCTCGCCCTGCCCAAGCAGGGCGAGACCGCCTTCACCGCCGCCGGTACGGTCGGCACCCTCTACGGCTGGGGCATGACCAGCGACGGCGACCCGCTGACCGTCTCCGAGAGCCTGCGGACACTGAACGAGACCATCCTCCCCGCCGCCGACTGCACCAAGGCCGAGAAGATCCACGACGCGAAGACCATGCTCTGCGCCTCCTACACCGCCAACTCAACCGGCTTCTGCAGCGGCGACTCCGGCGGCCCCCTGGTCATCGGCGGCAAACTCGCCGGAGTGATCTCCTTCAACAGCGCGATGGGCTGCTCGGCCCCGGACAGGGCCGACTTCTACATGCGCGCCTCCGCCTACACCGACCTGATCAAAAAGCAGATCGACACCCCCTGA
- a CDS encoding GNAT family N-acetyltransferase, whose amino-acid sequence MAELRTDRLTLRRWRDSDLEPWAAVNADPEVREHLGGLLTREQSDASVARFQADFDRRGYGWWAVEVRATGGFIGFAGLDQVDDGMPFTGVEIGWRLARSAWGQGYATEAALTVLAFGFDVLELPEIVAVTTVTNLRSQAVMRRIGMTRNPADDFDDPTVPEGPLRPNVLYRIGRSTGI is encoded by the coding sequence ATGGCTGAACTGCGTACCGATCGCCTCACTCTCCGCCGGTGGCGTGACTCCGACCTTGAACCGTGGGCGGCGGTGAATGCCGACCCCGAGGTCCGGGAGCACTTGGGCGGTCTGCTGACCCGCGAACAGAGTGATGCCTCCGTGGCACGGTTCCAGGCCGATTTCGACCGGCGGGGGTACGGGTGGTGGGCTGTCGAGGTGCGGGCCACGGGCGGGTTCATCGGCTTCGCGGGCTTGGACCAGGTGGATGACGGCATGCCGTTCACGGGAGTGGAGATCGGCTGGAGGCTCGCCCGCTCGGCCTGGGGCCAGGGCTACGCCACCGAGGCCGCGCTGACGGTCCTGGCTTTCGGCTTCGACGTTCTTGAGCTTCCTGAGATCGTCGCTGTGACGACGGTCACCAACCTCCGTTCGCAAGCGGTGATGCGCCGGATCGGTATGACCCGGAACCCGGCCGACGACTTCGACGACCCCACCGTGCCCGAAGGACCGCTGCGTCCGAATGTGCTGTACCGCATCGGCCGTAGTACGGGGATCTGA
- a CDS encoding ribonuclease H family protein has protein sequence MIGVMNDRIVAAADGSSKGNPGRAGWAWVVADAHGVPQRWESGPLGTASNNVAELTALLRLLESTPPATPLEVRMDSQYAMKAVTQWLPGWKRNGWRTASGGPVANRDLVERIDALLAGRDVTLVHVPAHRQDGDLLNAIADQAASDAAATQNPGGTAHGHHDLPTPAPERARPAGGARSAPGRQKKTLSPAKGGTRTIAAKFPGRCPCGGSYPAGSKITRVGTGWGHPGCRTPSGTTGP, from the coding sequence ATGATCGGGGTCATGAATGACCGCATTGTCGCCGCCGCCGATGGATCGTCCAAGGGAAATCCCGGCAGAGCCGGATGGGCGTGGGTGGTCGCCGATGCGCACGGTGTGCCGCAGCGCTGGGAGTCCGGCCCCCTGGGCACCGCCTCGAACAACGTCGCCGAGCTCACCGCACTCCTGCGCCTTCTGGAATCCACACCGCCGGCGACTCCCCTGGAGGTGCGGATGGACTCGCAGTACGCGATGAAGGCCGTCACCCAGTGGCTGCCCGGCTGGAAACGCAACGGCTGGCGAACCGCGAGCGGCGGCCCGGTCGCCAACCGGGACCTGGTCGAGCGGATCGACGCCCTCCTGGCGGGGCGTGATGTCACCCTCGTCCACGTCCCCGCGCACCGGCAGGACGGTGACCTCCTGAACGCGATCGCCGATCAGGCCGCCAGCGACGCCGCCGCGACCCAGAACCCGGGCGGCACCGCCCACGGTCACCACGACCTCCCCACCCCCGCACCCGAACGCGCGCGGCCCGCGGGTGGCGCGCGGTCGGCGCCCGGGCGGCAGAAGAAGACCCTCAGCCCCGCGAAGGGCGGGACCCGGACGATCGCCGCCAAGTTCCCGGGCCGGTGCCCCTGCGGCGGCTCCTACCCGGCCGGAAGCAAGATCACCAGAGTCGGCACAGGATGGGGCCACCCCGGCTGCCGGACACCCTCGGGGACCACCGGACCCTGA
- a CDS encoding CARDB domain-containing protein: MTGRPGLTIAKKQNGPATVKAGATVEYTITVTNTGATAYPAAGPASFTDDLSELLDDVRYNGDATATRGTTTYDEPVLTWSGALAPGENATITFSVTTNARTFGDLKLINTVVSDTPGNNCPARSVCHPRGTGQSGTGPVPARGRAQHTLNDLNVRFAEAPGARVVSGPKKPGLG; this comes from the coding sequence GTGACCGGCCGGCCGGGCCTGACCATCGCCAAGAAGCAGAACGGCCCGGCGACCGTGAAGGCCGGGGCCACGGTCGAGTACACGATCACCGTGACCAACACCGGCGCCACCGCCTACCCGGCCGCCGGACCGGCCTCGTTCACCGATGATCTGAGCGAGCTGCTGGACGACGTCCGCTACAACGGCGACGCCACCGCCACCCGCGGTACCACCACCTATGACGAGCCCGTCCTGACCTGGAGCGGAGCCCTCGCCCCCGGGGAGAACGCCACCATCACCTTCTCCGTCACCACCAACGCCCGTACCTTCGGTGACCTCAAACTGATCAACACCGTGGTCTCCGACACCCCCGGCAACAACTGTCCGGCAAGGAGCGTGTGCCACCCGAGGGGAACCGGTCAGAGTGGCACCGGGCCCGTCCCCGCGCGGGGACGGGCTCAGCACACCCTGAACGACTTGAACGTCAGATTCGCCGAGGCACCCGGGGCGAGGGTGGTCTCCGGGCCGAAGAAACCGGGGTTGGGATAG
- a CDS encoding HEAT repeat domain-containing protein, producing MIGLSSDLTDRLVSAVLARDTVTVRGCLEQGADPDTLGSDGLPLLCTAVAGFDDLTAEVLVDGGANQDLVLQDGSTPLLRAVDTGSPTLVTMILGEAPRLRLPAAHRQRLLDLARHWYEVGVVEELRRRTGAAGPAVTRRIDVLPTADTIDEVSLGGLTARAGHGAILTQLEWHFGVMPPVTELMARAVAHAEDEDSNWFAAAYFLGQRRGPRIWSELTALRRDPDPVHRRFLASVLWHRCFHTTVDRASDTAEDADFLASWAQDEPDGQVLAAVLDVYNHHCAEHSDEMAIGLRYADHPNPRVRSEAAFCMSRERTARSEAVTSALLGMAVDSEPAVRASVAQVLNPRFAPDNELVPGIRDALLVLLRDDDLGVRRHAAESLSASDDRTPPTLHALVALLDEDDKDLRLEAAFALACRDDPRAEWAYERVGPLNEFSEHDHRLFALRRYRTRNQPDRG from the coding sequence TTGATCGGGCTGTCGTCGGACCTGACCGACCGACTGGTCAGCGCAGTGCTCGCCAGGGACACCGTCACCGTGCGGGGCTGTCTGGAACAGGGTGCGGATCCGGACACCTTGGGCTCCGACGGGTTGCCCTTGTTGTGTACCGCGGTGGCCGGGTTCGATGACCTCACCGCCGAGGTCCTGGTCGATGGTGGTGCCAACCAGGACCTCGTACTTCAGGATGGCAGCACCCCCTTGCTGCGAGCCGTCGACACCGGCTCTCCCACGCTGGTCACCATGATCCTGGGGGAAGCTCCTCGGCTCCGCCTTCCCGCGGCACACCGACAGCGACTGCTCGATCTGGCCCGGCACTGGTACGAGGTCGGCGTGGTCGAGGAGCTGCGCCGCCGGACCGGGGCTGCCGGGCCCGCCGTCACACGCCGCATCGACGTCCTGCCGACTGCCGACACGATCGACGAGGTTTCCCTCGGCGGCCTCACCGCGCGGGCCGGGCACGGCGCGATCCTCACCCAGCTCGAGTGGCACTTCGGTGTCATGCCGCCCGTCACCGAATTGATGGCACGCGCCGTCGCGCACGCGGAGGACGAGGACAGCAACTGGTTCGCCGCCGCCTACTTCCTGGGTCAGAGGAGGGGCCCGCGTATCTGGTCGGAGCTGACCGCTCTGCGCCGGGATCCCGATCCCGTGCACCGCCGCTTCCTGGCCTCGGTCCTGTGGCACCGGTGCTTCCACACTACGGTCGACCGCGCGTCGGACACTGCCGAGGATGCCGACTTCCTGGCGTCCTGGGCGCAGGACGAGCCCGATGGGCAGGTGCTCGCTGCGGTTCTGGACGTCTACAACCACCACTGCGCGGAGCACTCGGACGAGATGGCCATCGGTCTGCGGTACGCCGACCATCCGAACCCCCGCGTCCGCAGCGAAGCGGCGTTCTGCATGAGCCGGGAGCGGACCGCGCGCAGCGAGGCGGTCACATCCGCACTGCTCGGCATGGCCGTCGACTCCGAGCCGGCCGTCAGAGCATCTGTGGCGCAAGTACTCAACCCGCGGTTCGCTCCCGACAACGAGCTCGTTCCGGGGATCCGGGACGCTCTGCTCGTCCTGCTTCGCGACGATGACCTCGGGGTGCGGCGCCACGCTGCCGAGTCCCTGTCTGCCTCCGATGACCGGACGCCCCCGACTCTGCATGCCCTCGTCGCGCTCCTCGACGAGGATGACAAGGATCTGCGTCTGGAGGCGGCCTTCGCGCTCGCCTGCCGCGACGACCCGAGAGCCGAGTGGGCGTACGAGCGGGTCGGACCGCTCAATGAATTCTCTGAGCATGATCATCGACTGTTCGCCCTGCGGCGGTACCGCACTCGCAATCAGCCAGACCGAGGCTGA
- a CDS encoding methyltransferase domain-containing protein, giving the protein MHRTSPDWERHAARMADATVRPESRWHRPLATTARHLFVPRWWTWTHSEREGRWAYELHDGPSAPEAWMNSAYDRHTTLTTRVGRHHADHATPGTLIPETRPTSSSTLPRLVVEMYRHAVIADDSRTLVTCGSGYGTALACRRLGADRVTSVDVDPYLVQAARERLDAIGHRPRLEVCDVTGELPGSFDRIVSTVSVETIPASWLTALAPGGRLVTTLARTGLVIVADKTADGGATGQVAPEAAAFMSTRHGDDYPPGPDNTVLWTTARTAEGDSVTTGRYPVMRVNDAWDVRSTLELMVPGVEHRMDDSPGGARTAYMLHPDGSWARAAAAGPRDLPTVHQGGPRRLWDELDKIRTWLVIDGDLPVAGAAVTIDPDGTCHLNRSGWTATIGAR; this is encoded by the coding sequence ATGCACCGGACATCACCGGACTGGGAGCGGCATGCCGCCCGGATGGCCGATGCGACCGTACGGCCCGAGTCCCGCTGGCACCGCCCCCTCGCCACGACCGCCCGGCACCTGTTCGTGCCCCGCTGGTGGACATGGACACACAGCGAACGGGAGGGACGATGGGCCTACGAGCTGCACGACGGGCCCAGCGCACCCGAGGCATGGATGAACAGCGCCTACGACAGGCACACCACCCTGACCACGCGCGTCGGGCGGCACCACGCGGACCACGCCACTCCCGGAACCCTGATCCCCGAGACGCGGCCCACCTCGTCGTCCACGCTGCCCCGGCTGGTCGTGGAGATGTACCGGCACGCGGTCATCGCCGATGACTCCCGCACCCTGGTGACCTGCGGAAGCGGGTACGGCACCGCGCTCGCCTGCCGGCGTCTGGGAGCCGATCGTGTCACCAGCGTCGACGTGGACCCGTATCTCGTCCAGGCGGCCCGTGAACGGCTGGACGCCATCGGGCACCGGCCGAGGCTGGAGGTCTGCGATGTGACGGGCGAGCTTCCCGGCAGCTTCGACCGCATCGTCTCCACCGTCTCGGTGGAGACGATCCCCGCCTCCTGGCTCACGGCGCTCGCACCCGGCGGCCGGCTGGTGACCACGCTGGCCAGGACGGGGCTGGTCATCGTCGCGGACAAGACTGCTGACGGGGGCGCCACCGGCCAGGTCGCCCCGGAGGCGGCGGCTTTCATGAGCACCCGTCACGGCGACGACTACCCTCCCGGCCCCGACAACACCGTCCTGTGGACCACCGCGCGGACCGCCGAGGGCGACAGCGTCACCACGGGCCGCTACCCGGTGATGCGCGTGAACGACGCCTGGGACGTGCGCTCCACCCTTGAACTGATGGTCCCCGGCGTCGAGCACCGCATGGACGACAGCCCAGGCGGCGCCCGCACCGCCTACATGCTGCACCCGGACGGCTCCTGGGCCCGCGCCGCGGCAGCCGGGCCCCGGGACCTGCCGACCGTCCACCAGGGCGGGCCCCGCCGGTTGTGGGACGAACTGGACAAGATCCGCACCTGGCTCGTCATCGACGGCGACCTGCCCGTCGCCGGAGCAGCCGTCACCATCGACCCCGACGGCACCTGCCACCTCAACCGCAGCGGCTGGACGGCAACCATCGGAGCCCGGTGA
- a CDS encoding radical SAM protein: MTIAAEAPATPLRFLSLEITARCQLTCPGHCYAQAGPTLGHGAMATGDWHRMVDEAAALGTTTIQLIGGEPLLRPDVIEIAEHALRAGLRVRVYTNLVRVRDKHWRLFERSWVSVACSYYSGVAAEHDKATGREGSHRATRANIAEAVQRGVRLRVAILDAGDHERAERARAEMENLGVREVHVDRVRPFGNAAGASPPDASALCGRCGDQRAAVLPDGQVAVCEMGRHLTAGSVAGGASLASVLGSGRWAATTASVPRRTGAHPCAPDCEPSASDSCAPAKAKPCGPLG, encoded by the coding sequence ATGACGATCGCTGCGGAGGCGCCCGCCACACCTCTGCGATTCCTCTCGTTGGAGATCACCGCCCGGTGCCAGCTGACCTGCCCTGGCCACTGCTATGCCCAAGCCGGGCCGACTCTCGGACACGGTGCGATGGCCACCGGGGACTGGCACCGGATGGTCGACGAGGCCGCTGCCCTCGGCACGACCACGATCCAGCTGATCGGCGGAGAGCCCCTGCTCCGCCCCGACGTCATCGAGATCGCCGAACACGCGCTCCGGGCGGGCCTGCGCGTGCGCGTCTACACGAATCTCGTGCGGGTGCGTGACAAACACTGGCGGCTCTTCGAACGCTCGTGGGTCAGCGTCGCCTGCTCGTACTACAGCGGCGTTGCCGCGGAGCACGACAAGGCCACCGGCCGGGAGGGCTCTCACCGGGCGACGCGCGCCAACATCGCCGAGGCCGTCCAGCGGGGCGTCCGGCTGAGGGTCGCCATCCTCGACGCGGGCGACCACGAGCGCGCTGAACGGGCCCGCGCCGAGATGGAGAACCTGGGCGTCCGCGAGGTCCACGTCGACCGGGTCCGGCCCTTCGGCAACGCCGCCGGGGCGTCGCCGCCGGACGCGTCGGCCCTGTGCGGGCGGTGCGGGGACCAGAGGGCGGCGGTCCTCCCCGACGGGCAGGTGGCCGTGTGCGAGATGGGCCGGCACCTGACGGCCGGAAGTGTCGCCGGCGGCGCGAGCCTGGCGTCGGTCCTCGGCTCCGGCCGGTGGGCCGCGACGACCGCGAGTGTCCCGCGCCGCACCGGCGCGCACCCCTGCGCCCCCGACTGCGAACCTTCCGCTTCCGACTCCTGCGCGCCCGCCAAGGCCAAACCCTGCGGCCCCCTGGGCTGA
- a CDS encoding aminoglycoside phosphotransferase family protein, whose protein sequence is MFHCIQQGDGATVWLKLTPDLEIASAESEALHAWADTPWVVKLLAEDLVVGALLLEDVKPGVPMRRLSWSLPEVAALLRELRIPSPARGQGSVLQPLAHRVDFLFELTGRRLAGAGLNEVFAPAVLNRARAAALDLASGDTTGLVHGDLHPVNVLSGPGQHMVAIDPRPALGDPDFDAVDWVMAGVEEFAELERRAEELAALVPGQTAARVLAWCRAVAVMDAASRLCAGRDDAETQFLMALARG, encoded by the coding sequence GTGTTCCACTGCATCCAACAAGGTGACGGGGCAACTGTGTGGCTGAAGCTCACCCCTGACCTCGAGATCGCTTCCGCGGAATCAGAGGCACTGCACGCATGGGCCGACACACCGTGGGTCGTCAAACTGCTGGCGGAGGATCTTGTCGTCGGGGCTCTGCTGCTGGAGGACGTGAAGCCGGGAGTCCCGATGAGGCGGCTCAGCTGGAGTTTGCCGGAGGTCGCAGCCCTGCTGCGGGAACTTCGCATTCCTTCCCCGGCTCGCGGACAAGGTTCTGTGCTGCAGCCGCTTGCGCACCGAGTGGACTTCCTCTTCGAGCTGACCGGCCGCCGGCTGGCGGGTGCCGGTCTGAACGAGGTTTTTGCCCCGGCGGTGCTCAACCGGGCGCGCGCAGCCGCCCTGGATCTCGCCAGCGGCGACACGACGGGACTCGTGCACGGTGATCTTCATCCGGTCAACGTGCTGTCCGGGCCCGGACAGCACATGGTCGCGATCGACCCCCGGCCTGCGCTGGGTGACCCCGACTTCGACGCTGTGGACTGGGTGATGGCGGGAGTGGAAGAGTTCGCCGAGCTGGAGCGGAGGGCCGAGGAATTGGCGGCGCTGGTTCCCGGCCAAACTGCCGCTCGCGTGCTGGCCTGGTGCCGTGCTGTTGCTGTCATGGATGCGGCCTCCAGGCTCTGTGCGGGTCGGGACGACGCCGAGACCCAGTTCCTCATGGCGTTGGCTCGCGGCTGA
- a CDS encoding ATP-grasp domain-containing protein has protein sequence MPTSAPTAVVVDGYYNAASLPPAFARRGFSVVHVQSTPEPIPSWTPPDLSVYRENIVHTDDASTVRRLKEYDPVCVIAGQEPGVPLADRLSETLGLPTNGTRLSGARRDKYAMAEALRAAGLCCADQFRSGRADEIVAWVRARGSYPVVLKPLRSCNTDGVTVCATADEVRRAAEQVLTSRDAFGAPNTEVLVQSYLDGDEYIVDTVSRDGEHFVSSVWKYEKTLVDGRNLYDKDILVPPGDAPAPQLMAYVRQALDALGIRHGPAHSEVKMTSRGPALVETGARLSGGMLPEVHDLCLGQNQADLTVLAHTDPGEFRRRYAGRSYRPRQAAMGYTVATTADGVVRAVDEEVVARIGALPTVRRTVLNLAPGQRIRPTVDLATCTMRVHLTGPTQEAVLADYARVRALKDRVYVL, from the coding sequence ATGCCCACGAGCGCACCCACCGCCGTCGTCGTGGACGGCTACTACAACGCCGCCTCGCTGCCGCCTGCCTTCGCCCGCCGGGGCTTCTCCGTCGTGCATGTGCAGAGCACACCGGAGCCGATCCCCTCCTGGACCCCGCCGGACCTCTCGGTCTACCGGGAGAACATCGTCCACACCGACGACGCCTCCACCGTGCGGCGGCTCAAGGAGTACGACCCGGTCTGCGTCATCGCGGGCCAGGAGCCCGGGGTGCCGCTGGCCGACCGGCTCAGCGAGACGCTGGGGCTGCCCACGAACGGCACCCGGCTGTCCGGGGCCCGCCGGGACAAGTACGCCATGGCCGAGGCCCTGCGCGCGGCCGGGCTGTGCTGCGCGGACCAGTTCCGCAGCGGCCGGGCGGACGAGATCGTCGCCTGGGTCCGGGCCCGGGGGAGCTACCCGGTGGTGCTGAAGCCGCTCCGTTCGTGCAACACGGACGGGGTCACCGTCTGCGCCACGGCCGACGAGGTCCGGCGGGCGGCCGAACAGGTGCTGACGAGCCGGGACGCCTTCGGAGCGCCGAACACCGAAGTCCTCGTCCAGTCCTACCTCGACGGCGACGAGTACATCGTCGACACCGTCAGCCGCGACGGGGAACACTTCGTCAGCAGCGTCTGGAAGTACGAGAAGACCCTCGTCGACGGCCGGAACCTCTACGACAAGGACATCCTCGTACCGCCCGGCGACGCGCCCGCGCCCCAGCTCATGGCCTATGTGCGCCAGGCCCTGGACGCCCTGGGCATCCGCCACGGGCCCGCGCACAGCGAGGTGAAGATGACCTCCCGGGGGCCGGCGCTCGTGGAGACCGGGGCCCGGCTCAGCGGCGGCATGCTCCCCGAGGTGCACGACCTGTGCCTCGGGCAGAACCAGGCGGATCTGACGGTCCTCGCCCACACGGATCCCGGGGAGTTCCGGCGGCGTTACGCGGGACGGAGCTACCGCCCCCGCCAGGCCGCGATGGGATACACCGTCGCGACCACGGCGGACGGTGTCGTCCGGGCCGTCGACGAGGAGGTCGTGGCCCGGATCGGCGCCCTGCCGACCGTGCGCCGGACGGTGCTGAACCTGGCGCCGGGGCAGCGCATCCGGCCCACGGTCGACCTGGCCACCTGCACGATGCGGGTCCATCTGACCGGGCCGACCCAGGAGGCGGTCCTCGCGGACTACGCGCGCGTCCGCGCCCTCAAGGACCGCGTCTACGTGCTGTGA